In a genomic window of Diabrotica undecimpunctata isolate CICGRU chromosome 2, icDiaUnde3, whole genome shotgun sequence:
- the LOC140434075 gene encoding uncharacterized protein isoform X1, which yields MDYWFNTLKSQHDQSVNIYSQAQNSGSQYPSQHGADGKTRNRPTEMKVVGSMFSFSQSQSTTYVRDPFKNTSYSNSNKFPKKNPDDREFAEIFGKPKYSSGNKQPETMVGSFSRQESDIHREKSPLVYARASNSYGQIPSHEMNTFDGERSQVHRETRRGSPPSTSERSRFGNETRRSPPNSERSRYGLGIRGRSPPSNGRQETRRKSPFTTRERRPISGERDRFRRETRELSPLNRDRSPLDRNRSSDNRRDAKNMPRERRTGVHERIDFIPPGDNPYEPNRIEKINPFTNNRNLDYTRDGIIDLCGDEMEDKSRSLGIKQSAVESNIQNKTKVVRDNPFKSIRNGKINRNPNYRNLDNTKDDIIDLDLWTCGEEMEDKSRSFGMEQSAVQSNIEYKTIVVHRRYPDILLKEFETRVLDAVLRSHIASITPNDRPQIEHGIFTGGEYVFTAKDQKSKAWLDDMVPKLKGHHGGIHLRVADIKELPPAAVKAMMAPVTIKSRSVSLWVRRKSCAEGPNVILSKLEAQNAGLFTSHWRFLSRKQSKKQFLIMTFKIDEEDVTRLQRIHMRPELDGDQLKILIHTFKEN from the coding sequence ATGGATTACTGGTTCAATACATTGAAGTCCCAACATGACCAGTCTGTGAATATCTATTCGCAAGCTCAAAATTCAGGGTCGCAATATCCCAGTCAACATGGTGCTGATGGCAAAACACGCAACCGACCAACTGAAATGAAAGTAGTGGGTTCGATGTTTAGTTTCTCTCAAAGTCAATCGACAACTTATGTAAGAGATCCTTTTAAAAATACCAGCTATTCTAATTCCAAtaaatttcccaaaaaaaatccTGACGATAGAGAGTTTGCCGAAATATTTGGAAAACCGAAATACTCTTCTGGGAATAAACAACCTGAAACGATGGTTGGGTCATTTTCAAGACAGGAATCGGATATCCATCGTGAAAAAAGCCCTTTGGTTTATGCTCGGGCTTCGAATTCATATGGACAGATACCTTCTCACGAAATGAATACTTTCGACGGCGAAAGAAGTCAAGTCCATCGTGAAACCCGCAGAGGAAGCCCCCCTTCCACGAGTGAAAGAAGTCGTTTCGGAAATGAAACCCGTAGAAGCCCACCCAATAGTGAAAGAAGCCGCTATGGTCTTGGAATCCGTGGGAGAAGCCCTCCCTCCAATGGAAGACAAGAAACGCGCAGAAAGAGCCCTTTTACAACTCGAGAAAGGCGTCCGATCAGCGGTGAAAGGGATCGATTTCGTCGTGAAACGCGTGAACTAAGTCCTCTTAACCGTGATAGAAGTCCTCTGGATCGAAATAGAAGTTCGGATAATCGCCGAGATGCCAAAAATATGCCGCGTGAAAGGAGGACGGGAGTACATGAGAGAATAGATTTTATACCACCAGGAGATAATCCTTATGAGCCAAATAGAATTGAGAAAATTAACCCTTTTACGAATAACCGGAATTTGGATTATACGAGAGATGGTATTATTGACTTATGTGGAGATGAGATGGAAGACAAAAGTAGGTCGCTTGGAATAAAGCAGAGTGCAGTAGAGAGCAACATACAGAATAAGACGAAAGTTGTACGTGATAATCCTTTTAAGTCAATTAGAAATGGGAAAATTAACCGGAATCCAAATTACCGGAATTTGGATAATACGAAAGATGATATTATTGACTTGGACTTGTGGACATGTGGGGAAGAGATGGAAGACAAAAGTAGATCCTTTGGAATGGAGCAAAGTGCAGTACAGAGTAACATAGAGTATAAGACGATAGTTGTTCACAGACGATACCCAGACATATTATTGAAGGAATTTGAAACAAGAGTTTTGGATGCTGTATTAAGGTCACACATCGCAAGTATTACTCCGAATGATAGACCACAAATTGAACACGGTATTTTCACGGGAGGTGAATATGTTTTCACGGCTAAAGACCAGAAATCGAAAGCGTGGCTTGATGATATGGTTCCGAAGTTAAAGGGACACCACGGGGGTATCCATCTAAGAGTCGCAGACATAAAAGAATTACCACCCGCAGCAGTTAAGGCCATGATGGCTCCTGTCACAATCAAATCGAGGTCAGTATCTTTATGGGTTCGTCGCAAATCATGTGCTGAAGGTCCAAATGTTATTCTTTCAAAACTAGAAGCCCAAAATGCGGGACTGTTCACTAGTCACTGGCGCTTTCTAAGTAGGAAACAGAGTAAAAAACAATTTCTAATAATGACCTTTAAGATAGACGAAGAAGATGTCACGCGTCTACAAAGAATCCATATGAGACCTGAGCTTGACGGTGATcaattgaaaattttaattcaTACATTTAAAGAGAATTAG